One stretch of Lysobacter sp. KIS68-7 DNA includes these proteins:
- a CDS encoding M3 family metallopeptidase: MSSALAAPQAQPQGTAVSAPATAANPFFADSPLPLHYPDFAKIKDTDFAPAFDQGMKEDLAEVERIANDPAEPTFDNTIVAMEKGGRTLTRSTTVFYNLLGADKNDAREKIDEKYSPIFAAHTDEIRLNPKLFARIQSLYDRRASLGLNAEQLHLVERYYTDFVRSGAKLSDADKVKLKDINGQLATLGTQFDQKLIAERNASAVVVDTRAELDGLTDAQIDAAADVAKQRKLDGKYVLTILNTTGQPPAAQLTNRSIREKLYRASMARGSRGNEYDTTGIIAQVVKLRAQKANLLGYPTWAAFVLEDETSKSPQAVNDMLGKLAPPAVANAKREAADLQAMIDKEQKAKGQPTFKLEPWDWSFYSEKVRKAKFAFDENELKPYLELDNVQQNGVFYAAHELYGLTFKERKDLPVYEPDVRVFDVFDKDGKQLAIFISDMYARDSKQGGAWMNSYVDQSALTGFLPVVANHLNITRPPAGQPTLLTWDEVTTMFHEFGHALHGMFSNVTYPRFSGTSVPRDFVEYPSQVNEMWADWPSVLANYAKHYQTGKPMPKELLDKVVAAGKFNQGFATTEYLGAAMLDQSWHQISPEQAPPASGVMAFEADALKKAGLDFPPVPPRYRTPYFSHIMGGYSAGYYAYIWSEVLDADSVEWMKQHGGLTRANGDHFRDTLLSRGGTKDALDLFKDFAGRSPDIQPLLKRRGLDTPAKK; this comes from the coding sequence ATGAGCAGCGCCCTCGCCGCGCCGCAGGCCCAGCCGCAAGGAACCGCCGTGTCCGCGCCCGCCACTGCCGCCAATCCCTTCTTCGCCGACAGCCCGCTGCCGCTGCATTACCCGGACTTCGCGAAGATCAAGGACACCGACTTCGCACCGGCCTTCGACCAGGGCATGAAGGAAGACCTGGCCGAAGTCGAACGCATTGCGAATGATCCGGCCGAGCCGACCTTCGACAACACCATCGTCGCGATGGAGAAAGGCGGACGCACGCTGACGCGCTCGACCACCGTCTTCTACAACCTGCTGGGCGCCGACAAGAACGACGCGCGCGAAAAGATCGACGAGAAGTACTCGCCCATCTTCGCCGCGCACACGGACGAAATCCGCCTCAATCCCAAGCTGTTCGCGCGCATCCAGTCGCTGTACGACCGCCGCGCCTCGCTGGGCCTGAACGCCGAACAGCTGCACCTGGTCGAGCGCTACTACACCGACTTCGTCCGCTCCGGCGCCAAGCTGAGCGACGCCGACAAGGTGAAGCTGAAGGACATCAACGGCCAGCTCGCCACGCTGGGCACGCAGTTCGACCAGAAGCTGATCGCCGAGCGCAACGCATCGGCAGTGGTGGTCGATACGCGCGCCGAACTCGACGGCCTCACCGACGCGCAGATCGACGCCGCGGCGGACGTGGCCAAGCAGCGCAAGCTCGATGGCAAGTACGTGCTCACCATCCTCAACACCACCGGCCAGCCGCCGGCGGCGCAGCTGACCAACCGTTCGATCCGCGAGAAGCTCTATCGCGCCTCGATGGCGCGCGGCAGCCGCGGCAACGAATACGACACCACGGGCATCATTGCGCAGGTCGTGAAGCTGCGTGCGCAGAAGGCCAACCTGCTTGGGTATCCGACCTGGGCCGCGTTCGTGCTGGAAGATGAAACCTCGAAGTCGCCGCAGGCCGTCAACGACATGCTCGGCAAGCTCGCCCCGCCGGCGGTGGCGAATGCGAAGCGCGAAGCCGCCGACCTGCAGGCGATGATCGACAAGGAACAGAAGGCCAAGGGCCAGCCGACCTTCAAGCTGGAACCGTGGGACTGGTCCTTCTATTCCGAGAAGGTGCGCAAGGCGAAGTTCGCGTTCGACGAAAACGAACTCAAGCCTTACCTCGAACTCGACAACGTGCAGCAGAACGGCGTCTTCTACGCCGCGCACGAGCTGTACGGCCTGACGTTCAAGGAGCGAAAGGACCTGCCGGTGTACGAGCCGGACGTGCGCGTGTTCGACGTGTTCGACAAGGACGGCAAGCAGCTCGCCATCTTCATCTCCGACATGTACGCGCGCGATTCCAAGCAGGGCGGCGCGTGGATGAACTCCTACGTCGACCAGTCCGCGCTCACCGGTTTCCTCCCGGTCGTGGCCAACCACCTCAACATCACGCGTCCGCCGGCGGGCCAGCCCACGCTGCTGACGTGGGATGAAGTGACCACGATGTTCCATGAGTTCGGCCATGCGCTGCACGGCATGTTCTCGAACGTCACCTACCCGCGCTTCAGCGGCACCTCCGTGCCGCGCGACTTCGTCGAGTACCCCTCGCAGGTCAACGAGATGTGGGCCGACTGGCCGTCGGTGCTCGCGAACTATGCGAAGCACTACCAGACCGGCAAGCCGATGCCGAAGGAACTGCTCGACAAGGTCGTCGCTGCCGGCAAGTTCAACCAGGGCTTCGCCACCACCGAATACCTGGGCGCCGCGATGCTCGACCAGAGCTGGCACCAGATCTCGCCCGAGCAGGCGCCGCCTGCGTCCGGCGTGATGGCCTTCGAAGCCGACGCGCTGAAGAAGGCCGGCCTCGACTTCCCGCCGGTGCCGCCGCGTTACCGCACGCCGTACTTCAGCCACATCATGGGCGGCTACTCGGCCGGCTACTACGCCTACATCTGGTCGGAAGTGCTCGATGCCGACTCGGTGGAATGGATGAAGCAGCACGGCGGCCTGACGCGCGCCAACGGCGACCACTTCCGCGACACGCTGCTCTCGCGCGGCGGCACCAAGGACGCGCTGGACCTGTTCAAGGATTTCGCGGGCCGCAGCCCGGACATCCAGCCGCTGCTGAAGCGTCGCGGCCTGGATACGCCGGCGAAGAAGTAA